In Chryseobacterium oranimense, a single window of DNA contains:
- the groL gene encoding chaperonin GroEL (60 kDa chaperone family; promotes refolding of misfolded polypeptides especially under stressful conditions; forms two stacked rings of heptamers to form a barrel-shaped 14mer; ends can be capped by GroES; misfolded proteins enter the barrel where they are refolded when GroES binds) has product MAKEIKFDIESRDALKRGVDALANAVKVTLGPKGRNVVIEKSFGAPHVTKDGVSVAKEIELEDRVENMGAQMVKEVASKTNDIAGDGTTTATVLAQAIVREGLKNVAAGANPMDLKRGIDKAVTAVVENLKSQSQEVGDSTDKVKQVASVSANNDETIGALIAEAFGKVGKEGVITVEEAKGIDTTVDVVEGMQFDRGYQSPYFVTNPEKMVAEVENPYILLVEKKISSMKELLPVLEPIAQGGKSLLIISEEVEGEALATLVVNKLRGSLKIAAVKAPGFGDRRKAMLEDIAILTGGQVISEEQGFTMENISLDMLGTAEKVTIDKDNTTIVNGGGDEAKIKGRVAQIKAQMETTTSDYDREKLQERLAKLAGGVAVLYVGAASEVEMKEKKDRVDDALHATRAAVEEGIVAGGGVALVRAISALENLTGINADETTGIRIVKRAIEEPLRQIVANAGGEGSVIVAKVAEGTGDFGYNAKTDEYVNMLEAGIIDPTKVTRVALENAASVSGMLLTTECVITEVKKDEPAMPMGGGMPGMM; this is encoded by the coding sequence ATGGCAAAAGAAATAAAATTCGATATTGAATCAAGAGACGCTCTGAAGAGAGGAGTTGATGCATTGGCTAATGCAGTAAAAGTGACTTTAGGTCCTAAAGGGAGAAACGTAGTGATCGAAAAATCTTTCGGTGCTCCGCACGTAACTAAGGACGGTGTTTCTGTAGCGAAAGAAATCGAACTTGAAGACAGAGTAGAAAATATGGGAGCTCAGATGGTAAAAGAAGTGGCTTCCAAAACCAATGATATTGCAGGAGATGGTACTACTACCGCTACTGTTTTGGCACAGGCTATCGTAAGAGAAGGTCTTAAGAACGTAGCTGCAGGTGCTAACCCAATGGATCTTAAAAGAGGGATTGACAAAGCTGTAACTGCAGTTGTTGAAAACTTGAAATCCCAGTCTCAGGAAGTGGGAGATTCTACAGATAAAGTGAAGCAGGTGGCTTCTGTATCTGCTAACAACGACGAAACTATTGGTGCTTTGATCGCTGAAGCTTTCGGAAAAGTAGGTAAAGAAGGAGTGATTACTGTAGAAGAAGCTAAAGGTATCGATACAACGGTAGACGTTGTAGAAGGTATGCAGTTCGACAGAGGATACCAGTCACCTTACTTCGTGACTAACCCTGAGAAAATGGTAGCTGAAGTAGAAAACCCATACATCCTTTTGGTAGAGAAGAAAATCTCTTCCATGAAAGAATTGCTTCCGGTTCTTGAGCCGATTGCACAGGGTGGAAAATCTCTATTGATTATCTCTGAAGAAGTGGAAGGTGAAGCTTTAGCTACTTTGGTGGTCAACAAATTAAGAGGTTCTCTTAAAATTGCTGCTGTAAAAGCTCCTGGATTCGGAGACAGAAGAAAAGCAATGTTGGAAGATATCGCGATCTTAACTGGCGGACAGGTTATTTCTGAAGAGCAAGGTTTCACTATGGAAAACATCTCTCTGGATATGCTTGGAACTGCTGAGAAAGTAACGATCGATAAAGATAATACGACTATCGTAAACGGTGGTGGTGATGAAGCTAAAATCAAAGGAAGAGTAGCTCAGATCAAAGCCCAGATGGAAACAACTACTTCTGACTACGACAGAGAAAAACTACAGGAAAGACTGGCTAAGTTAGCCGGTGGTGTTGCCGTACTTTACGTAGGTGCTGCTTCTGAAGTGGAAATGAAGGAGAAAAAAGACAGAGTAGATGATGCCCTTCACGCTACAAGAGCAGCCGTTGAAGAAGGTATCGTTGCAGGAGGTGGTGTTGCTTTAGTAAGAGCAATCTCTGCTTTGGAAAACCTTACAGGGATCAATGCTGATGAAACTACAGGTATCAGAATCGTGAAAAGAGCTATCGAGGAGCCATTAAGACAAATCGTTGCCAACGCAGGCGGTGAAGGTTCTGTAATCGTTGCCAAAGTAGCAGAAGGTACAGGAGACTTCGGATACAACGCTAAAACTGACGAGTATGTAAACATGCTTGAAGCAGGAATCATAGACCCTACGAAAGTAACAAGAGTTGCCCTTGAAAACGCAGCTTCTGTTTCCGGAATGCTTTTAACCACTGAATGTGTCATCACTGAAGTGAAAAAAGACGAGCCAGCTATGCCAATGGGTGGTGGAATGCCAGGAATGATGTAA
- a CDS encoding four helix bundle protein, which translates to MRDYKKYDVWKISHELVKEIYIISESFPKSELFGLTSQIRRAAVSIPTNIAEGCGRSTDKEFARFIEISIGSTNETEYLLLLSCDLGFTSKDTIRKLNATLNLIRQKLIQLRKKLLNNN; encoded by the coding sequence ATGAGAGACTACAAAAAATATGACGTTTGGAAAATCTCCCACGAGTTGGTAAAAGAAATTTATATTATTTCTGAAAGCTTTCCAAAATCAGAACTTTTTGGGCTTACCTCACAAATAAGAAGAGCAGCTGTTTCTATTCCTACCAATATCGCAGAAGGTTGTGGAAGGTCCACAGATAAAGAATTTGCAAGATTTATAGAAATAAGTATAGGTTCAACAAACGAAACTGAATATCTTCTTTTACTGTCTTGTGATTTAGGTTTTACTTCTAAAGATACAATAAGAAAGCTTAATGCAACACTCAATTTAATCAGACAAAAACTTATACAACTTAGAAAAAAATTATTAAATAATAATTAA
- the groES gene encoding co-chaperone GroES, with protein MSVNFKPLADRVLIEPIAAETKTASGIIIPDTAKEKPQEGTVVAVGPGKKDEPTTVQVGDKVLYGKYSGSELKLEGKDYLIVKEGDLLGIIG; from the coding sequence ATGTCAGTAAACTTTAAACCATTAGCAGACAGAGTTCTTATCGAGCCTATCGCTGCCGAAACTAAAACAGCTTCAGGTATTATTATCCCGGATACTGCGAAAGAAAAACCGCAGGAAGGTACTGTGGTAGCAGTAGGTCCTGGTAAAAAAGATGAGCCTACAACTGTTCAGGTAGGTGACAAAGTTCTTTACGGAAAATATTCAGGTTCTGAACTAAAATTGGAAGGGAAAGATTACTTAATTGTAAAAGAAGGAGATTTATTAGGAATCATCGGTTAA
- a CDS encoding cation:dicarboxylate symporter family transporter: MNLFDTKKTFTGRYLKNLTFYVFAAILGGVLTGHYAPEVSIKLGTVSRYFFMVLEMLILPIIFMAIMYGICQLSGIRNARSIVWKTILYFLTISSIAIVLGFVFGVAVKPGADTGIDISRISKSLPRTFEINDTSLSGRLYLNRHGIFLIISIVAGILMNLSKGREKFLDILDRGLKIFYTVIKYLYIILPAVIFCNIAYGIAVYGIHTLLPLSKVLATVYLADIVFIFGILGAVAYLFKIRLWKFLLDLKEEIILVITTSSSKTAFPLIFDKMESEGYSRKILRFVIPLGYNFNLSGACIYLSVTCCFLIQFYNISLTISDYLWLFLIISVTSKTASGVPGSGFLALIFTLNRFGKIPLTDIALLYSVDRFMNEARSVTNFISIAISGAVISKMNQNQKDKIRSA, from the coding sequence ATGAACCTTTTTGATACAAAGAAAACATTCACAGGAAGATATTTAAAAAATCTTACCTTTTATGTGTTTGCCGCAATTCTTGGTGGAGTGCTTACAGGACATTATGCGCCTGAGGTAAGTATTAAGCTGGGAACGGTGAGCAGGTATTTTTTTATGGTTCTTGAAATGCTCATCCTTCCCATTATTTTCATGGCGATCATGTACGGGATCTGCCAGCTTTCCGGGATCAGAAACGCAAGAAGCATTGTATGGAAAACGATTCTGTATTTTCTGACTATAAGTTCTATTGCTATTGTTTTAGGGTTTGTTTTCGGGGTTGCCGTAAAACCGGGAGCCGATACGGGAATTGATATCTCCAGGATCAGTAAATCTCTTCCCAGAACCTTTGAAATCAATGATACCAGTTTATCCGGCAGGCTGTACCTCAACAGGCATGGGATTTTCCTTATCATTTCAATTGTAGCCGGAATTTTAATGAACCTCTCTAAAGGAAGAGAAAAATTCCTGGACATATTAGATCGTGGCCTTAAGATTTTTTACACGGTAATCAAATATCTATATATCATTCTTCCGGCTGTTATTTTCTGTAATATTGCTTATGGAATTGCCGTATACGGTATCCATACTCTCCTACCTCTCAGTAAAGTACTGGCAACGGTTTACCTTGCCGATATTGTCTTTATTTTCGGAATTTTAGGTGCTGTTGCTTATCTGTTTAAAATCCGGCTTTGGAAATTTTTACTGGATTTAAAGGAAGAAATTATCCTTGTGATCACTACCTCTTCCTCAAAGACCGCATTCCCTCTGATTTTTGATAAAATGGAATCGGAAGGATACAGCAGAAAAATTTTAAGATTCGTTATTCCTTTGGGATATAATTTTAATCTTTCGGGAGCATGCATCTACCTTTCCGTTACTTGTTGTTTCCTTATCCAGTTCTATAATATTTCACTTACTATAAGTGATTACCTGTGGCTTTTTTTGATTATTTCTGTAACCTCAAAGACAGCATCAGGTGTTCCGGGGTCGGGATTTTTAGCCCTTATTTTCACATTGAATAGGTTTGGAAAAATTCCGTTAACAGATATTGCACTTCTTTACAGTGTAGACCGTTTTATGAATGAAGCAAGATCTGTAACGAATTTTATCAGTATTGCGATTTCCGGGGCTGTGATTTCTAAAATGAATCAGAATCAGAAAGACAAAATACGTTCTGCTTGA
- a CDS encoding CitMHS family transporter, with translation MLTFLGFLMILIFMVLIMNKKMTPLTALVIVPVTIALFAGFGPELGDMMKNGVKEIALTGVMLIFAILYFSLMIDTGLFEPLVNIILKAVGDNPIKTTIGTAVLTALVSLDGDGSSTYLIVVAAMLPLYKKQGMNPLILTCIIMLAGQIMNILPWGGPTARVMSSLKLGHTEIFVPMIPIMAIGILWVIFVAYILGRREKIRIAKHGKFTNYNSNDIIGEADPKLRRPKLILINLSLTITLLVVMILDVVPLGIAFMIAFCLASIINYPKLKDQQKIISKHAGNALSVAGMIFGAGIFTGILNGSGIMQAMGNSMIEIVPKSWGGYLNIVTALFSIPLTFFLSNDAYYFGILPIIVATGHQLGISPEILGRASLIGQGSHLLSPLVPSTYLLVSLAGVEFSDHLKYTLKWALGSSIVMLLAALILGVI, from the coding sequence ATGCTTACTTTCCTTGGATTTCTCATGATCCTGATCTTCATGGTCCTGATCATGAACAAAAAAATGACTCCACTTACAGCTTTGGTCATCGTACCTGTAACCATAGCTCTTTTTGCAGGTTTCGGACCTGAGCTGGGAGACATGATGAAAAACGGTGTTAAAGAAATCGCACTTACAGGTGTAATGCTGATCTTTGCTATCCTATATTTCAGTTTAATGATCGACACGGGACTTTTTGAGCCCTTAGTGAATATAATTTTAAAAGCTGTTGGGGATAATCCCATCAAAACAACCATAGGAACTGCAGTTCTTACGGCCTTGGTATCGCTGGACGGCGACGGTTCTTCCACTTATCTGATTGTGGTGGCTGCCATGCTTCCGCTTTACAAAAAACAGGGTATGAACCCGTTAATACTTACCTGCATTATTATGCTTGCCGGGCAGATCATGAATATTCTTCCCTGGGGAGGTCCTACCGCAAGAGTTATGAGCTCCCTGAAGCTTGGGCATACAGAAATTTTCGTTCCTATGATCCCGATTATGGCGATAGGCATCCTGTGGGTGATTTTTGTGGCTTATATTTTAGGAAGAAGAGAGAAAATAAGAATTGCCAAACATGGAAAATTTACCAATTACAACAGCAATGATATCATCGGGGAAGCAGATCCCAAACTCCGCCGTCCGAAACTGATCCTGATCAATCTGTCTCTTACCATCACTCTTTTGGTAGTGATGATCCTGGACGTTGTTCCTTTGGGGATAGCTTTCATGATAGCATTCTGTCTGGCTTCCATTATTAATTATCCAAAACTGAAAGACCAGCAGAAAATCATCTCAAAACATGCCGGAAATGCTTTATCCGTAGCCGGAATGATCTTCGGGGCCGGGATTTTCACCGGAATTCTGAACGGTTCAGGCATTATGCAGGCCATGGGAAACAGTATGATAGAAATTGTACCCAAAAGCTGGGGAGGCTACCTGAATATCGTCACCGCTCTGTTCAGTATTCCGCTTACTTTTTTCCTTTCCAATGATGCCTATTATTTCGGAATACTTCCTATTATTGTCGCTACCGGGCATCAGCTGGGGATTTCACCGGAGATACTGGGACGGGCAAGCCTTATCGGCCAGGGGTCGCATCTTCTGAGCCCATTGGTTCCGTCTACGTATTTATTGGTTTCATTGGCTGGTGTAGAGTTTTCAGATCACTTGAAATATACTTTAAAATGGGCATTAGGTTCTTCTATTGTGATGCTTCTGGCAGCGCTGATTTTGGGAGTTATTTAG
- a CDS encoding DUF2490 domain-containing protein, translating to MKIKFKLIIILMLAITSQVHAQSRDNYNMWFQYLMSARLTDKSTLTALSQYRSFDLAYDTRLFLVSAYVDYEIANEVKPAAGFMFLVLDSYKSDNSKKERYEKRPFQQVTMGGNIGRTSVSHRFRVEERFISNPNDFIVRLRYLISLRIPFNRAGEKEKLYGILKNEIRMNVVKDEPFDSNRLTAGIGVKVGKNSAIEVAFINQLETGSTSNYGYIGYRNSFDWRKNKNK from the coding sequence ATGAAAATTAAATTCAAATTAATCATTATTTTGATGCTTGCCATAACCTCGCAAGTTCATGCACAAAGCCGTGATAACTACAATATGTGGTTTCAGTATCTGATGTCAGCAAGACTGACGGATAAAAGTACTTTAACGGCTCTATCGCAATACCGTTCTTTTGATCTCGCTTATGACACCAGGCTTTTTCTGGTATCTGCCTATGTAGATTATGAAATAGCCAATGAAGTAAAACCTGCTGCCGGATTTATGTTCCTGGTACTGGATTCCTATAAATCTGACAATTCAAAAAAAGAGAGGTATGAAAAAAGACCTTTCCAGCAGGTGACAATGGGAGGTAATATCGGAAGAACTTCGGTTTCGCACCGTTTCCGTGTAGAAGAAAGATTCATAAGCAATCCTAATGATTTCATCGTCAGGCTCCGGTATCTGATTTCTCTCAGAATACCTTTTAACAGAGCAGGAGAAAAAGAAAAACTCTATGGTATTCTGAAAAATGAAATTAGAATGAATGTCGTGAAGGATGAGCCGTTCGACAGTAACCGTTTAACGGCTGGAATCGGGGTTAAAGTGGGGAAAAATTCCGCTATTGAAGTGGCTTTTATCAATCAGCTGGAGACAGGATCCACAAGTAACTACGGCTATATCGGCTACAGAAACAGCTTCGACTGGAGAAAAAACAAAAATAAATAA
- a CDS encoding sensor histidine kinase encodes MFLIVNIVFILLVFRILFNPKVLKRLMEYHWGFLLKFQHIFFLLIFIIITFFTENYFLDTPELIWSVLSVIIFNVGIYSLVYFYLVPEFYLSNKYPEFILFALITFLVSSLFRILLEPAVFNMSFNENLSNTKFLYNVYTAQGIVILVASFLGITKDKFLIEQDFKDLGEEKDQLYLDLLKSKMNPHFLLNTLNNIYSKSFQPTENTSESILQLSKLLQYVIYDTSKEKISMAQEFSSIKSLAGLYQLKYNNVLNITFNIEDEETLDLIDIPPSVCLTLFENALKHSAVGIEEGSYIHISYRIKDQEFLFEIRNSVSRKKNLVGNMNDSGLGNEAVINILEKNYAERFTFISEPTENNNYQTILKIKL; translated from the coding sequence ATGTTTCTGATTGTAAATATTGTATTTATATTGCTGGTTTTCAGGATTTTATTTAATCCGAAGGTTTTAAAAAGGCTGATGGAGTATCATTGGGGATTTTTGCTGAAGTTCCAGCATATTTTTTTCCTTTTGATCTTTATTATCATCACTTTTTTTACCGAAAACTACTTTTTGGATACTCCGGAGCTGATCTGGAGTGTTTTATCGGTCATTATTTTTAATGTCGGAATTTACAGTCTCGTCTATTTTTATCTGGTCCCGGAATTTTATCTTTCCAATAAATATCCTGAGTTCATTCTCTTTGCACTGATCACTTTTCTCGTCTCCAGCCTTTTCAGAATTCTGCTGGAACCGGCAGTTTTCAACATGAGTTTTAATGAAAACCTTTCCAACACAAAGTTTCTGTACAATGTGTATACAGCACAGGGAATCGTGATACTTGTTGCTTCATTTCTCGGGATTACAAAAGATAAATTCCTCATTGAACAGGATTTTAAAGACCTTGGCGAAGAAAAAGACCAGCTGTATCTGGACCTGCTGAAGTCTAAAATGAATCCTCATTTTTTGCTGAACACTCTCAATAATATTTATTCCAAAAGTTTCCAGCCCACAGAAAACACCTCAGAATCTATATTGCAGCTTAGTAAGCTGCTTCAGTATGTGATTTATGATACCAGCAAGGAGAAAATCAGTATGGCTCAGGAATTTTCATCGATTAAATCGCTTGCAGGATTATATCAGTTAAAGTATAATAATGTATTGAACATCACTTTTAATATTGAAGATGAAGAAACTCTGGATTTAATTGATATTCCGCCTTCCGTATGCCTTACTCTGTTTGAAAACGCCCTGAAACATTCAGCGGTGGGAATAGAAGAGGGCAGCTATATTCATATAAGCTACAGAATAAAGGATCAGGAATTTTTATTTGAGATCAGAAATTCTGTATCAAGGAAAAAGAATCTTGTCGGGAATATGAATGACAGCGGTTTGGGAAACGAAGCGGTGATCAATATCCTGGAAAAAAATTATGCAGAAAGATTTACTTTTATCTCCGAACCTACGGAAAACAACAACTATCAGACTATTTTAAAAATAAAATTGTAA
- a CDS encoding LytR/AlgR family response regulator transcription factor, translating into MANLTIVSVDDEYPALQLIQKYCEQIEGTDLLKVFQDPEEALNYLKQNKVDLVILDINMPYINGIELLRQLPYKPLCIFLTLETQYAVKAFELDVVHYLVKPVDFETFRKAINKAKDFLQFKNSAEQQKKEDFIMFKSNYVMNKVLLDDVRWVQGFGEYIILMTHLKKYMILDRMSNFEEKFQNLGFIRIHKSYIVLSSHISSYDTAHVYLKDGEKLPLGRTYKNSLKAYLN; encoded by the coding sequence ATGGCTAATCTGACGATCGTAAGTGTAGATGATGAATATCCGGCTCTCCAGCTCATCCAGAAATACTGTGAGCAGATAGAAGGTACCGACCTGTTAAAGGTTTTCCAGGACCCGGAAGAAGCATTGAACTATCTTAAGCAGAATAAAGTGGATCTGGTGATTCTGGATATCAATATGCCTTATATAAATGGGATCGAGCTCCTGCGCCAATTGCCTTACAAACCACTATGCATATTTCTTACCCTGGAAACCCAATATGCCGTTAAAGCTTTTGAATTGGATGTGGTGCATTATCTTGTCAAGCCTGTGGACTTTGAAACATTCCGGAAAGCGATTAACAAGGCAAAGGATTTCCTTCAGTTTAAAAACTCTGCAGAACAGCAGAAGAAGGAAGACTTTATCATGTTCAAATCCAATTACGTCATGAATAAGGTTTTACTGGATGATGTGCGCTGGGTACAGGGTTTTGGAGAATATATCATCCTGATGACCCATCTTAAAAAGTATATGATCCTTGACCGGATGTCGAATTTTGAAGAGAAATTTCAAAATCTGGGATTTATCAGGATTCATAAATCTTATATTGTTCTGTCTTCCCATATCAGCTCGTACGATACCGCTCATGTGTATCTAAAGGACGGAGAGAAACTTCCGCTTGGGAGGACCTATAAGAATTCTTTAAAAGCTTACCTGAATTGA
- a CDS encoding M1 family metallopeptidase, whose amino-acid sequence MKLKAVLFSFSVFAYTGFTAQNIQNNPGSNHGNRFEQLGTILPTPNIYRTASGAPGQGYWQNKADYDITAYLDEDKRNLKGSETITYYNNSPDDLDYIWLQLDENEQSNVKNAGFAFPSTLPASSNDQQLKVTELPEKDNGYGVNLEKVTDASGNPLKYTVNKTMMRIDLPKVLKKGEKLVFKIDWNYNIPNRIKMGGRGGYENFAEDGNDLYTMTQWYPRMCVYSDFHGWQNHQFTGRGEFALVFGNFKVSMNVPADHIVGGTGECKNYEQVLTSDQMSRYRKAESAAEPVEIVTLDEAKKAEKNHSKQRKTWVFAANDVRDFAWTSSRKFVWDGMRVTIPENNNKVMAMSFYPKESYALYRKYSTKAVAHTIKTYSEFTIPYPYPVAQSVEAANGMEYPMICFNYGRTEKDGTYSEATKNGMLGVVIHEVGHNFFPMIINSDERQWSWMDEGLNTFTEYLTEERWDNKFPSKRGPAWTITDYMKLPKDQLEPIMSNSENIVQFGPNAYSKPATGLNILRETIMGRELFDKAFKTYAKRWAFKHPEPADFFRTMEDASGEDLDWFWRGWFYGTDPVDIAIDKVTIAAPDLNTPPREAKETKYKVEKPLQNSFEDISKIKNREDKNIKFYVDQDKDLQDFYYRYDRGQEKVDNDKEYTLKTEAGIPLDAKDKEKFKNLTGYQIDFINKGGLVMPIILEFTFEDGSKLYDKSSAQIWRQNEQKVSKTYYFDKKIKSIQLDPMRETADIDTSNNVWISSGTEAPVSKFQLFKQKQGEGPVRGGASGKVNPMQAGKKS is encoded by the coding sequence ATGAAATTAAAAGCAGTCCTATTTTCATTTTCTGTATTTGCATATACAGGCTTCACCGCACAAAATATTCAGAATAACCCTGGCAGTAACCACGGAAACAGGTTCGAACAGCTTGGAACCATTCTTCCTACTCCCAACATTTACAGAACCGCTTCGGGAGCTCCCGGACAGGGATACTGGCAGAACAAGGCCGATTATGATATCACAGCTTACCTTGATGAAGACAAAAGAAATCTGAAAGGTTCTGAAACCATTACCTACTACAACAATTCTCCCGATGACCTGGATTATATCTGGCTTCAGCTGGATGAAAATGAGCAATCCAATGTTAAAAATGCAGGCTTTGCATTCCCTTCTACCCTTCCGGCTTCTTCTAATGACCAGCAGCTGAAAGTTACTGAGCTTCCGGAAAAGGACAACGGCTACGGCGTGAATCTGGAAAAAGTGACTGATGCCTCAGGAAATCCTTTGAAATACACGGTGAACAAAACGATGATGCGTATTGATCTGCCGAAAGTATTAAAAAAAGGAGAAAAACTGGTTTTCAAAATAGACTGGAATTATAACATCCCCAACAGAATTAAAATGGGCGGCCGTGGCGGCTATGAAAATTTTGCAGAAGACGGAAATGATCTGTATACTATGACGCAGTGGTATCCAAGAATGTGCGTATACAGCGACTTCCACGGATGGCAGAACCACCAGTTTACCGGACGTGGTGAATTTGCACTGGTATTCGGAAACTTCAAAGTTTCAATGAATGTACCTGCAGATCATATCGTAGGTGGAACGGGTGAATGTAAAAACTATGAACAGGTTTTAACTTCTGATCAGATGTCAAGATACAGAAAGGCTGAAAGTGCTGCAGAACCTGTTGAAATCGTAACCCTCGATGAAGCTAAAAAGGCTGAAAAAAATCATTCTAAACAGAGAAAAACATGGGTATTTGCAGCAAATGATGTAAGGGATTTTGCATGGACCTCATCCAGAAAGTTTGTCTGGGACGGAATGCGTGTTACGATTCCTGAAAATAATAATAAAGTGATGGCAATGAGTTTCTATCCAAAAGAATCTTATGCCCTTTACAGAAAATATTCAACCAAAGCTGTTGCCCATACTATCAAAACGTACTCTGAATTCACAATTCCTTATCCTTATCCGGTAGCACAGTCTGTAGAGGCGGCCAACGGAATGGAGTATCCGATGATCTGTTTCAATTACGGAAGAACGGAAAAGGACGGCACCTATTCTGAAGCGACTAAAAACGGAATGCTCGGGGTAGTGATCCACGAAGTCGGACATAATTTTTTCCCGATGATCATCAACTCCGATGAAAGACAATGGAGCTGGATGGACGAAGGTTTGAATACCTTCACGGAATATCTTACGGAAGAGAGATGGGACAATAAATTCCCGTCAAAAAGAGGTCCGGCATGGACCATTACAGATTATATGAAGCTACCGAAAGATCAGCTTGAACCTATCATGAGTAATTCTGAAAATATTGTTCAGTTTGGCCCTAACGCTTATTCAAAACCGGCAACAGGTCTGAATATTCTTCGTGAAACGATCATGGGAAGAGAACTTTTTGATAAAGCTTTTAAAACATATGCTAAAAGATGGGCATTCAAGCATCCTGAGCCTGCAGATTTCTTCCGTACGATGGAAGATGCAAGTGGTGAAGACCTCGACTGGTTCTGGAGAGGATGGTTCTATGGTACAGATCCTGTAGATATTGCCATCGACAAAGTGACTATTGCAGCTCCGGATCTGAATACGCCTCCAAGAGAAGCCAAAGAAACAAAATATAAGGTGGAAAAACCTCTTCAGAATTCGTTTGAAGATATTTCAAAGATCAAAAACAGGGAGGATAAGAACATCAAGTTTTACGTAGACCAGGATAAGGATCTGCAGGACTTCTATTACAGGTACGACAGAGGTCAGGAAAAAGTAGACAACGACAAAGAATACACTCTAAAAACAGAAGCAGGAATTCCTCTGGATGCCAAGGATAAAGAGAAATTCAAAAACCTTACCGGTTACCAGATCGATTTTATCAACAAAGGCGGACTGGTTATGCCAATCATTCTTGAATTCACTTTTGAAGACGGATCAAAATTATATGACAAATCATCTGCACAGATCTGGAGACAGAATGAACAGAAGGTTTCAAAAACTTATTATTTTGATAAAAAAATCAAATCGATCCAGCTTGACCCAATGAGAGAAACTGCGGATATTGATACTTCTAATAATGTATGGATCAGCAGCGGAACAGAAGCCCCGGTTTCAAAATTCCAGCTGTTTAAGCAGAAACAGGGAGAAGGCCCGGTAAGAGGAGGTGCCAGCGGAAAGGTAAATCCGATGCAGGCCGGAAAAAAATCATAA
- a CDS encoding HupE/UreJ family protein has product MQDFLFYLNLGWEHIISLDALDHQLFVLALIAVYSYTDWKKILVLVTAFTIGHSITLALSILDVFRVPSDWVEFLIPLTIVLTSLDNILMKNKKQTLMRANYYLAAIFGLIHGMGFANTARVMIAKSQSIAIPLLGFNIGLELGQIVIVSAILFILFILLSIFKVNKKDWILFVSSGVFALSLKMTLERIPF; this is encoded by the coding sequence ATGCAGGATTTTCTATTCTATTTAAACCTGGGCTGGGAACATATTATTTCTCTTGATGCCCTTGATCACCAGCTATTCGTGCTCGCCCTGATTGCAGTATACTCTTACACTGACTGGAAAAAAATCCTGGTTCTTGTCACTGCTTTCACAATCGGGCACTCTATTACCCTTGCATTGAGTATTCTGGATGTTTTCAGGGTTCCTTCCGACTGGGTTGAATTTCTAATTCCGCTTACCATTGTCCTGACTTCTCTGGACAATATCCTGATGAAGAATAAAAAACAGACACTGATGCGGGCCAATTACTATCTTGCAGCCATTTTCGGACTTATTCACGGGATGGGATTTGCCAATACCGCAAGAGTAATGATCGCCAAAAGCCAGAGTATTGCCATACCACTGTTAGGATTTAATATCGGACTGGAATTAGGACAGATTGTTATTGTATCAGCCATTCTTTTTATTTTATTTATCCTGCTGAGTATTTTTAAGGTTAATAAAAAAGACTGGATTCTGTTTGTATCTTCCGGGGTATTTGCATTGTCACTAAAAATGACTTTGGAAAGAATTCCGTTTTAA